gcagcagcagcagcagggcgacggcaacgacGGCCAGCccaggcggcagcagcagcagagggcGACTTACAAACGATACAGCCCAGCTGGCGGCAGCACTGACGACTTGGCAACGACGCTGTCAGCTGgcagcagggcgacggcaacgacaGTCAGCCCAGCGGCAGCAGGGGCGACTTGGCAACGACAGCCGTTCAGCGGCAGCAGGGCGATCGCGCAACGACAGCGTACCAGCGCGCAGCAGGGCGGACTTGTGCAAACGATCGCTGctccagcggcagcagcagcagcagggcgattTGGCAACGATTGCCGTccaggcggcagcagcagcaggggcgATCTGGCAACTGATAAAGACCagggcggcagcagcagggcgacTGGCAACGACAAAGtacccagcggcagcagcagggcgatcggcaacgacagcagcccagggCGGCAGCAGCGAGGCGACGGCAAACGACAGTcgcccagcggcagcagcagcagggcgactTGGCAACGACTACCAGCctcagcggcagcagcagcagcagggcgacggcaacgatTGCCGTTCagtgacggcagcagcagcagcagggcgacggcaacgacagcagcccagcggcagcagcagcagggcgatcCGCAACGATCAGCCGTTCAGCGGCAGCAGCAGGacgacggcaacgacagcagtcccagcggcagcagcagggcgacggcaacgatTGCCGTTCAGCGgcgatagcagcagcagcaatggctgacggcaacgacagcagcctccagcggcagcagcagcaacaggacgATAACATTGCTCAGCGTGCACAGCAGCAGCGAGAGGCGACGGCAACGACATGtcagcccagcggcagcagcagtagcaggcgGACGACATGGCAACGACAGCTgcccaggcagcagcagcagggcagcAGACTTGCCAGCGAGCAGCGAAACGCATGGCTAGCAGCAGCAGGGACGACGGCAACGATagcagcccagcggcagcagcagcggtatGGGCgatggcaacgacagcagcccaggcggcagcagcagcagggcgacggcaacgacagcagctcCAGCGGGCAGCGAAGCAGCAGGGCTGACGGCAACCGACAGCAGCTTCCAGcgagcagcagcagggcgactGGCAaccgacagcagcccagcggcgAGCAGCAGCGGAgcgacggcaacgacagcagcctcAGCGGCACAGcagcagacagccagccagcggCAGCAGGggcgacggcaacgacagcagtccagcgcagcagcagcagcagggcgatcggcaacgacagcagcccagcggcagcagcagcagggcgacggcaacgacagcagccctagcggcagcagcagcagggcgacggcaacgatagcagcccagcggcagcagcagcagggcgatcTGGCAACGACGTAGACAGCAGctccagcggcagcagcagcagggcgactTTAAACGACAGCAGcctagtggcagcagcagcaggggcgACGGCAACGATACAGCTTCTTAgtggcagtagcagcagcgtggcgacggcaacgacagccagcccagcggcagcagcagcaggggcgACGGCAACACAGCAGCTCAGCGGCAGCAGAGCAGGCGACGGCAACCGCAGCAGCccaggcggcagcagcagcacacCATAGCAACGACAGCgcccagcggcggcagcagcaaccagcagcgcagcagcagggcgacggcaaACGATACAGCCCAGCGGCGGCAGCAGGGCGGACGGCAAACGATCACAGCCCagggcggcagcagcagcagagggcGATTTGGCAACGATGCCGTTCAGCGGCggcagcccagcggcagcagcagcagggcgacggcaacgacaAAGGTAgaccagcagccagcagcaggGCACGCAACGATACAGCCCAGGGCGGCGGCAGCAGAGGGCGACGGCAACGAACGacatggcagcagcagcagcagggcgcgGCGATTGCcagcccagcagcagcagcagcagcgacggcgACGAGCGttcagcggcagcagcagcagcagggcgattTAACGAACGAGccagcccagcggcagcagcagcagcagggcgacggcaacgacagcagcccagcggcagcagcagcagcgcgaCGGCAACGACAGCCCACCTTTAGCAGCAGCAGCGAGGGGCGATGGGCAACGATTGTCGCCCAGCGGCGCAGCAGCAGCGAGCAAGACAGCAGCccaacggcggcagcagcagtacCGAGCAGCAAACGACAGCAGAGCGGccaacgacagcagcagcagcagcagcagcagggcgacggcaacgacagcagcccagcggcggcagcagcagcgaggGCGATTTGGCACGAGCAgaccagcggcagcagcagcagcagggcgacggcaacgacgcagcccagcggcagcagcagcagggcgatggcaacgacagcagcccagcggcagcagcagggcgacggcaacgacagcagcccagcggcagcagcagcagggccatGGCAACGACacagcccagcggcagcagcagcagacgacggcaacgacagcagcccagcagcagcagcagcagggcgacggcaacgatagcagcccagcggcagcagcagcagcagtagagcgGATCTGCCAACGATTGCCGTTCAGCGGCGGCAGCATTGACGACGGCAACGACAGTCAGCCCAGCGgcagcagggcgacggcaacgattgttagcccagcggcagcagcagcagcgacggcaACGATacagcccagcggcagcagcagcagcagcagggcgatcGGCAACGATAGCAGctccagcggcagcagcagcagggcgatcGGCAACGATAGCCAGCctcagcggcagcagcagggcgatggcaacgatagcagcccagcggcagcagcagcagggcgacggcaacgacagccagcccagcggcagcagcagcaggggcgACGGCAACGATTGCTACTCAGCGGCAGCAGCAGTAGGGCGATGGCAACGACTGCAGctccagcggcagcagcagcaggacgaCTTGGCAACGACAAacagcccagcggcagcagcagcgagggcgacggcaacgatgcagcagcccagcggcagcagcagcagcagggcgactggcaacgacagcagcccagcggcagcagcagcagggcgatcCGCAACGATAGccagcccagcggcagcagcaggaCGATGGCAACGATAGCAgccccagcggcagcagcagagGGCGACTGGCAACGATAGTtgcccagcggcagcagcagcagcaggggcgACGGCAACGATAGCAGTCTCAGcggcgacagcagcagcagccccAGCTGATCGGCAACTGACAGCAGcccagtggcagcagcagcagcagggcgacggcaacgatagcagctccagcggcagcagcagcagcaggcgattcggcaacgacagcagcccagcggcagcagcagcagcagggcgacggcaacgacagctgcccagcagcagcagcagcagggcgatcggcaacgacagcagctccaggcggcagcagcagcagggcgacggcaacgatcagcagcccagcggcagcagcaggggcgacggcaacgatagcagcccagcgagcagcagggcgacggcaaacgatagcagcccagcggcagcagcagcagggcgacggcaacgCAGCAGCGCAgccagcggcagcagcagggcgacggcaaccgcagcagcccagcggcagcagcagcactgATCATAGCAACGATAGCAgcccagcggcggcagcagcagcagcagcagcagcagggcgacggcaacgacagcagctccagcggcggcagcagggcgacggcaacgacagcagcccagcggcagcagcagcagcagggcgactggcaacgacagcagcccagcggcagcagcagcaggcgacggcaacgacagcagcccagcggcagcagcagcagagcgacggcaacgacagcagctccagcggcagcagcagcagggcgatctggcaacgacagcagcccagcggcagcaggCGCGACTACGGcaaacgacagcagcccagcggcagcagcagcagggcgacggcaacCGCAGCAGctccagcggcagcagcagcactgACGACAGCAACGATACAGCCCagctggcagcagcagcagcagcagcagcaggggcgACGGCAACGATGCAGCCCAGCGGCGGCAGCAGGAGCGACTGGCAACGATagcagcccagcggcagcagcagcagcagaggcgATCGGCAACGACAGCCGtccagcggcggcagcagcaggcgacggcaacgacagccacccagcagcagcagcagggcgacggcaacgatAGCTGCtccagcggcggcagcagcagcagggcgacggcaacgacagcagcccagcggcagcagcagcagtgcaggCGATTTGGCAACGATTGCCGGtctagcggcagcagcagcagcagggcgattTGGCAACGACAAGCTGTTCAGCACCGGCAGCAGCAGCGAGCGACGCAAACGATCATCAGCCAACTCATAGTTAAGCAGCAGGGCAGATTTGGCAAACGACAGCTGCCCAGCGGCAGAGCAGCAGAGGGGCGACGGCAACGACAGCCAcctccagcagcagcagcaggccacCTGCAACGATTGCGCAgcccagcggcggcagcagcagcaggcagacTTGGCAACGACAacagcccagcggcagcagcagcagcagggcttCGGGATTTGGCAACGATAGCAGCCCAGCGGCAGCACGACGGCAACGACacgcaacgacagcagcccagcaacGGCAGCCCAGCGggcagcagcagggcgacggcaaacgacagcccagcggcagcagcaggaCGAGGGCGAacgcagcagcggcagcagcagcagggcgacggcaacgacagccagcccagcggcagcagcaggaCGATTGCAACGACAGCAGAGCGGCAGCAGCGGGGCGAGGCACCCAGCCCAGCGGCGGCAGTTAACACCATACAACGATTGCGACGGCAAACGATAAagcagcccagcggcagcaggGCAACGGCAACGATTAATCAGCGGCGGCAGCAGGGGCGATTTGGCAACGATTGTTCCAGCGGCAGCAGCGAAagcagcagggcgacggcaacgattacagcccagcgggcagcagcagcagggcgacggcaaACGACAGCGCAGCCagtgacggcagcagcagcagcagcagcagggcgacggcaacgacgttgctccagcagcagcagcagcaggggccGCGACGGCAACGACAGCTAcacccagcggcagcagcagcagggcgacggcaacgatTGAAGAGCCCAGCGCAGCAGCATGGGCAACGGCAACGATTGCAGCCcagagcggcagcagcagcagggctgacggcaacgacagcagcccagcggcagcagcagcaggggtcacggcaacgacagcagcccagcaggGGCGCAAcgacagcacagcagcagcagcagggcgacggcaacgatacagcccagcggcagcagcagcagggcgacggcaacgacGCAGCCCAGCGGCAGGCAGCAGACGATGGCAGGGCCcatggcaacgacagcagcccaaagacggcagcagcagcagcagcagggggcgacggcaacgacagcagcccagcggcagcagcagcggcaacggcaacgacagcagcccagcggcagcagtAGCAGTGAGGGGCGACGGCAACGATGTTAACAGCCCAgcggcagcagtagcagcaggggCGACGGCaaaacgacagcagcccagcggcagcagcagggcgacggcaacgacaGCCAGCCTTCAGCGGCAGCAGGGGGCGCAAACGATTGCCACCCAGCGGCGGCACGATACAGCCcaacgcagcagcagcagcagggcggcggcaacgacagcagcccagcggcagcagggcgacggcaacgatACAGCCGGGCAGCGgcagcagggcgacggcaacgacagcagcccagcggcagcagcagcagggcgacggcaacgacagcagcccagcggcagcagcagcagggcgatgGCAACGACAGCACCCAGCGGCAGCAGGAAAGGCGACGGCAACGATACAGCCCTggcagcagcagggcgacggtGCAACGACAGCACCAgggcggcagcagcaggggcgacggcaacgacagcagcccagcggtggcagcagcagcagggtgaCGGCAACGACAacagcccagcggcagcagcagcagcagggcgacggcaacgatagcagcccagggcggcggcagcagcagcagcagggcgacggcaaACGATACAGCCCAggggcggcagcagcagcagggcgacctgcaacgacagcagcccagcggcagcagcaggaCGACGGCAACGACAGCCAGCCCAGCGgcagcagggcgacggcaacCGCAGCCagccgacagcagcagcagcatcgaCGGCAACGACGCAGCCCAGCGCCAAACAGCAACAGCCGACGGAAAcgacagcagcagcggcagcagcagcagcagggcgacggcaacgacagcagcccagccagcagcagcagggcgacggcaacgacagcagcccagcagcagcagcagcagcgacggcaACGcagcccagcagcagcagcagcagggcgacggcaaACGATacagcccagcggcagcagcagcagggcgatggcaacgacagcagcctagcggcagcagcagcagagggcgacggcaacgacagcagcccaggcGGCAGCAGGggcgacggcaacgacagcagcccagcggcagcagcagcagggcgatggcaacgacagcagcccagcggcagcagcagcagggcgacggcaaccgacgcagcccagcggcagcagcagcactggACTGACAGCAACGATTGCAgcccagcggcggcagcagcagcagcagcagcag
This is a stretch of genomic DNA from Oncorhynchus nerka isolate Pitt River unplaced genomic scaffold, Oner_Uvic_2.0 unplaced_scaffold_5458, whole genome shotgun sequence. It encodes these proteins:
- the LOC135566368 gene encoding PHD finger protein rhinoceros-like; protein product: MADGNDSSLQRQQQQQDDNIAQRAQQQREATATTCQPSGSSSSRRTTWQRQLPRQQQQGSRLASEQRNAWLAAAGTTATIAAQRQQQRYGRWQRQQPRRQQQQGDGNDSSSSGQRSSRADGNRQQLPASSSRATGNRQQPSGEQQRSDGNDSSLSGTAADSQPAAAGATATTAVQRSSSSRAIGNDSSPAPAQRQQQQGRRQHSSSAAAEQATATAAAQAAAAAHHSNDSAQRRQQQPAAQQQGDGKRYSPAAAAGRTANDHSPGRQQQQRAIWQRCRSAAAAQRQQQQGDGNDKGRPAASSRARNDTAQGGGSRGRRQRTTWQQQQQGAAIASPAAAAAATATSVQRQQQQQGDLTNEPAQRQQQQQGDGNDSSPAAAAAARRQRQPTFSSSSEGRWATIVAQRRSSSEQDSSPTAAAAVPSSKRQQSGQRQQQQQQQQGDGNDSSPAAAAAARAIWHEQTSGSSSSRATATTQPSGSSSRAMATTAAQRQQQGDGNDSSPAAAAAGPWQRHSPAAAAADDGNDSSPAAAAAGRRGGSIDDGNDSQPSGSRATATIVSPAAAAAATATIQPSGSSSSSRAIGNDSSSSGSSSRAIGNDSQPQRQQQGDGNDSSPAAAAAGRRQRQPAQRQQQQGRRQRLLLSGSSSRAMATTAAPAAAAAGRLGNDKQPSGSSSEGDGNDAAAQRQQQQQGDWQRQQPSGSSSRAIRNDSQPSGSSRTMATIAAPAAAAEGDCSRATATQQRSQRQQQGDGNRSSPAAAAALIIATIAAQRRQQQQQQQQGDGNDSSSSGGSRQRYSPAGSSSSSSSRGDGNDAAQRRQQERLATIAAQRQQQQQRRSATTAVQRRQQQATATTATQQQQQGDGNDSCSSGGSSSRATATTAAQRQQQQCRRFGNDCRSSGSSSSRAIWQRQAVQHRQQQRATQTIISQLIVKQQGRFGKRQLPSGRAAEGRRQRQPPPAAAAGHLQRLRSPAAAAAAGRLGNDNSPAAAAAAGLRDLATIAAQRQHDGNDTQRQQPSNGSPAGSSRATANDSPAAAAGRGRTQQRQQQQGDGNDSQPSGSSRTIATTAERQQRGEAPSPAAAVNTIQRLRRQTIKQPSGSRATATINQRRQQGRFGNDCSSGSSESSRATATITAQRAAAAGRRQTTAQPVTAAAAAAAGRRQRRCSSSSSSRGRDGNDSYTQRQQQQGDAQSGSSSRADGNDSSPAAAAAGVTATTAAQQGRNDSTAAAAGRRQRYSPAAAAAGRRQRRSPAAGSRRWQGPWQRQQPKDGSSSSSRGRRQRQQPSGSSSGNGNDSSPAAAVAVRGDGNDVNSPAAAVAAGATAKRQQPSGSSRATATTASLQRQQGAQTIATQRRHDTAQRSSSSRAAATTAAQRQQGDGNDTAGQRQQGDGNDSSPAAAAAGRRQRQQPSGSSSRAMATTAPSGSRKGDGNDTALAAAGRRCNDSTRAAAAGATATTAAQRWQQQQGDGNDNSPAAAAAAGRRGGSSSRATCNDSSPAAAAGRRQRQPAQRQQGDGNRSQPTAAAASTATTQPSAKQQQPTETTAAAAAAAAGRRQRQQPSQQQQGDGNDSSPAAAAAATATQPSSSSSRATANDTAQRQQQQGDGNDSSLAAAAAEGDGNDSSPGGSRGDGNDSSPAAAAAGRWQRQQPSGSSSRATATDAAQRQQQHWTDSNDCSPAAAAAAAAAAGRRQRLNSPAAAESDGNDSCSSGSSSSRATATTPAQRRQQQGRLATIKPQQQQQGRLATTAAQRRQQQGDGNDSSPAAAAAAGATATTAAQRQQGDGNDSSPAAAAAGRRQRQQPSGSSSRATATDSSLSGSSSS